A single Micromonospora luteifusca DNA region contains:
- a CDS encoding class I SAM-dependent methyltransferase, whose amino-acid sequence MGWPVATTDFDDYERSRWAGRATAFDRSFASLCAHPASALLDAASVGAGSRVLDAGTGSGTVARLACARGAAVVAVDAEASMVELARSRLPSAEEVRLAALPHLPFPSGCFDAAVANFVINHVGDPLAAIGELRRVVRPAGRIAVTIWPYPPPEAQRLWGEVFDAAGFDPPIAVPNVDADRDFPRTADGLAGLLDMAGLTDVRCDTITWVHRTDPEAWWSGPANGISKPGLLMEAQPPDVIVRIRAAYDELTAAYRDADGLLALPTAALLASASVR is encoded by the coding sequence ATGGGGTGGCCAGTGGCGACGACAGACTTCGACGACTACGAGCGTTCGCGCTGGGCCGGGCGCGCGACGGCCTTCGACCGCAGCTTCGCCTCGCTCTGCGCCCATCCCGCTTCCGCGTTGTTGGACGCCGCCAGCGTCGGTGCGGGCAGTCGAGTGCTCGATGCCGGCACCGGTTCCGGGACCGTCGCCCGGTTGGCGTGCGCTCGCGGTGCCGCCGTCGTCGCCGTCGACGCCGAGGCCAGCATGGTGGAGCTGGCGCGCAGCCGGCTCCCGTCCGCCGAAGAGGTCCGCCTCGCGGCTCTGCCCCACCTGCCGTTCCCCTCCGGGTGTTTCGACGCGGCCGTCGCGAACTTCGTGATCAATCACGTGGGGGATCCGCTGGCTGCGATCGGCGAACTCCGGCGGGTCGTTCGGCCGGCGGGCCGGATCGCGGTGACCATCTGGCCCTACCCCCCGCCGGAGGCCCAGCGGCTCTGGGGTGAGGTCTTCGACGCCGCAGGGTTCGACCCGCCGATCGCGGTGCCGAACGTGGACGCGGACAGGGACTTCCCACGTACCGCCGATGGGTTGGCGGGCCTGCTCGACATGGCCGGGCTCACCGACGTGCGCTGCGACACGATCACCTGGGTGCATCGCACCGACCCCGAGGCGTGGTGGAGTGGCCCTGCCAACGGGATCAGCAAGCCGGGTCTGCTGATGGAGGCCCAACCGCCGGACGTGATCGTCCGCATCCGCGCCGCGTACGACGAGCTGACCGCCGCCTACCGTGACGCGGACGGCCTGCTCGCACTGCCGACCGCGGCGCTGCTGGCCTCGGCGTCCGTGCGGTAG
- a CDS encoding dienelactone hydrolase family protein: MRHVVLFHSVYGLRPAVRAAADRMRVAGHQVATPDLYGVPAPDSVEEGFALLDKIGQEVVLDRAREALRDLPAEAVLAGFSMGAGVAGALLAERPDSAGLLLLHGTGGAADAVRTGLPVQLHLADPDPYDAPDEVDEWQQALTDAGADLTVFRYPGVGHLFTDPDLAEYAPDADAATWPRVLAFLADR, from the coding sequence ATGCGACACGTCGTGCTGTTCCACTCCGTGTACGGGCTGCGGCCCGCCGTGCGCGCCGCCGCCGACCGGATGCGCGTCGCCGGGCACCAGGTCGCCACACCCGATCTGTACGGCGTCCCGGCTCCCGACAGCGTCGAGGAGGGCTTCGCACTGCTCGACAAGATCGGCCAGGAGGTGGTGCTGGACCGGGCTCGGGAAGCGCTGCGTGACCTGCCGGCGGAGGCCGTGCTCGCCGGCTTCTCGATGGGTGCCGGTGTGGCCGGGGCGCTGCTGGCCGAGCGCCCCGACTCGGCCGGTCTGCTCCTGCTGCACGGCACCGGTGGCGCAGCGGACGCGGTCCGGACCGGCTTGCCGGTGCAGCTGCACCTCGCCGACCCGGACCCGTACGACGCGCCGGACGAGGTCGACGAGTGGCAGCAGGCGCTGACCGACGCCGGCGCCGACCTGACGGTGTTCCGCTATCCCGGTGTGGGACACCTGTTCACCGACCCGGACCTGGCCGAGTACGCCCCGGACGCCGACGCGGCGACCTGGCCACGGGTGCTGGCCTTCCTGGCTGACCGCTGA
- a CDS encoding adenylate/guanylate cyclase domain-containing protein codes for MTTTIIVGDARRTTTPDWPVPEERRTVTVLFADIVGSTALVDRLDPEDVRALQRVYFDTVSGVLHRWQGVVEKYVGDAVMALFGARHSDGFDAYRAVRAGLEIQAALDRRPMVGGIKLRVRVGVATGEVVVDLGGAVSGGHGVASGAVITTAARLQEYAPPGAVALCAATARATAGLITQRQLTPVPVAGRVPPVPVWHAVGPVRPGADQHDGPLIGRRRELATIRDQVSWAIRTKNPRWVSLVGPTGSGRSRLLHELARGLTTVDGLSVRWCVTTCQPYPDQVLAPVAELLRGLAGVRHGDGAAVVHDRLVAALTPLFPPTQVATAVPVLQRLLSIPDGSPTASAGAAICREILLRLAAQRPLIVAVDDVDRAGPAVSRFLRGLFNAATARGLPLAMLTLHQPQWTDTRPGPARRVTIRPLATVQSGRLLRHLLTRAGQPVALVDRLLPLVGGRPGHAAAYVASLVDGADLVALSLPEAVRRAVAAELDHLDGERRAVLMAAGILGGVISSATIDRALGWKPGRSAPALRALVTAGLLLAHHADGYAFAAPALRQVAAERLPRALRAVFARRAANAPRLDTVRLDALDPVDRPAVVRAGAVGAVVGGAAARPAKVVRLDAVRSRASLDTVLAALAPAPRATATDPAERRRVPAPTMATPPAAPTRQTNRPPGSGRLRAVAPTGAVPPTPATVATQAAVVSAARANAGGHWPSDVDRSPVAIRAVPAVPGAAGRGGRAGVGAPPGPVRAAPRPPSIGRPQNLAASA; via the coding sequence ATGACCACCACCATCATCGTCGGCGACGCGCGGCGGACCACGACCCCAGACTGGCCGGTGCCGGAGGAGAGACGCACCGTCACCGTGCTCTTCGCCGACATCGTCGGTTCCACGGCGCTTGTGGACCGGCTCGACCCGGAGGACGTCCGCGCCTTGCAGCGGGTGTACTTCGACACCGTCTCCGGCGTCCTGCACCGCTGGCAGGGGGTGGTCGAGAAGTACGTCGGCGACGCGGTGATGGCGCTCTTCGGCGCCCGGCACTCCGACGGCTTCGACGCGTACCGGGCGGTGCGCGCCGGACTGGAGATCCAGGCCGCGCTGGACCGCCGGCCGATGGTCGGGGGCATCAAACTGCGGGTTCGCGTCGGTGTCGCCACCGGCGAGGTCGTCGTCGACCTGGGTGGCGCGGTCAGCGGCGGGCACGGCGTGGCCAGCGGCGCGGTGATCACCACCGCGGCCCGCCTGCAGGAGTACGCGCCACCTGGCGCCGTCGCACTCTGCGCGGCCACCGCCCGAGCCACCGCAGGCCTCATCACCCAGCGTCAACTCACGCCGGTGCCGGTCGCCGGTCGGGTACCACCGGTGCCGGTCTGGCACGCCGTCGGTCCGGTACGCCCCGGCGCCGACCAGCACGACGGCCCGCTGATCGGTCGCCGCCGCGAGCTGGCGACCATTCGGGACCAGGTGAGCTGGGCGATCCGCACGAAGAACCCGCGCTGGGTCTCCCTGGTCGGCCCCACCGGCAGTGGCCGCAGCCGGCTGCTGCACGAGTTGGCCCGTGGGCTGACCACCGTGGACGGATTGTCGGTGCGCTGGTGTGTGACGACCTGCCAGCCGTACCCCGATCAGGTCCTGGCGCCGGTCGCCGAACTGCTCCGCGGCCTCGCCGGGGTCCGGCACGGCGACGGCGCGGCGGTGGTCCACGACCGGTTGGTCGCCGCCCTGACGCCGTTGTTCCCGCCGACGCAGGTCGCGACGGCGGTCCCGGTGCTACAGCGTCTGTTGAGCATCCCGGACGGCTCGCCGACGGCGTCGGCGGGCGCGGCGATCTGCCGGGAGATCCTGCTGCGCCTGGCCGCGCAGCGGCCGCTGATCGTCGCCGTGGACGACGTGGACCGTGCGGGGCCGGCGGTGAGCCGGTTCCTGCGTGGGCTGTTCAACGCGGCGACGGCGCGCGGGCTGCCGCTGGCCATGCTCACCCTGCACCAACCGCAGTGGACCGACACCCGGCCCGGCCCGGCTCGACGGGTGACGATCCGCCCGCTGGCCACGGTGCAGTCCGGGCGGCTGTTGCGCCACCTGCTGACCCGGGCCGGCCAGCCGGTGGCCCTGGTCGACCGGCTGCTGCCGCTGGTGGGCGGCCGCCCCGGGCACGCGGCGGCGTACGTGGCATCGCTCGTGGACGGCGCCGACCTGGTGGCGCTCTCGCTGCCCGAGGCGGTACGCCGGGCCGTCGCCGCCGAGCTGGACCACCTCGACGGTGAGCGGCGAGCGGTCCTGATGGCCGCCGGCATCCTCGGCGGTGTGATCTCGTCGGCGACGATCGACCGGGCGCTCGGTTGGAAGCCCGGTCGCTCCGCACCGGCACTACGCGCCCTGGTCACCGCCGGGCTGCTGCTCGCCCACCACGCGGACGGGTACGCGTTCGCGGCTCCCGCGCTGCGCCAGGTCGCCGCCGAACGGTTGCCCCGCGCGCTGCGGGCCGTCTTCGCCCGCCGGGCCGCGAACGCCCCGCGCCTCGACACCGTCCGCCTGGACGCCCTCGACCCCGTCGACCGTCCGGCCGTGGTCCGGGCTGGTGCCGTCGGTGCTGTCGTCGGCGGCGCGGCCGCCCGGCCCGCCAAGGTCGTGCGTCTGGACGCCGTCCGTTCCCGGGCCAGCCTCGACACCGTCCTCGCGGCCCTGGCCCCGGCGCCACGAGCCACCGCCACCGACCCGGCGGAGCGCCGACGCGTCCCCGCCCCGACGATGGCCACCCCACCGGCCGCGCCGACCCGGCAGACCAACCGCCCACCCGGCTCCGGCCGGCTCCGAGCCGTCGCGCCGACCGGTGCGGTCCCACCGACCCCGGCCACAGTGGCGACCCAGGCCGCAGTGGTGTCCGCGGCGCGGGCCAATGCAGGCGGTCACTGGCCCTCGGACGTCGACCGGTCCCCGGTGGCGATCCGTGCAGTGCCTGCCGTGCCAGGGGCAGCCGGACGGGGCGGCCGTGCCGGTGTCGGCGCTCCGCCCGGACCGGTGCGCGCCGCACCTCGCCCGCCGTCGATCGGTCGGCCGCAGAACCTGGCCGCCTCCGCCTGA